The sequence ATGCATGTCCTCCAGTTCTCATAGGGAACAGCTCACGCGAGGTGATGAACAGAGAAGTAGTTCGAGACCGGAAGATCGAGATGGGAAAGGTGTGGCATACCTTCGGGAGACGAAAGGGACGATGCCGAAGCTGAGTCCGCACGCAGCCTGGACGAACACCGAGAAGAGGAGCATGACGGCGATGGCTGCAGCAAGGTTGTCCATGAGCCCCAGTATGATGCAGAGAACTCCCCCAAAGCTCTGCACCGCCCACAGGCCCCACAGCCTCCCTCTCATTCCAAACCTCTCGGACAGGAGGTCGGAGAACCATCCCCCGCCCGGCCTCGAAAAAATGTTCGCCAGCCCGAAGCTCGCGGCGATCATGCCTGCGCTGCGGAGATTGACATCAAACCTGTCGTAGAAGTACTCGGCAATGATGTTGTCGATGGTCAATTCCACCCCGAAGCAATACCCATATGTCAGTGCCAGGATCCACGCCCTGTAATTGGTGACCGCATGGTGGAAAACCTTGGAGAAGCTGTCCTTGTGCTTGTCCCCGGCTTTTTGGAGCTTCTGGTAATTGCCGTCGGGCAAGTCCTGGCCCAAGGCCACGACCGCGATCCCGGCGGCAGTCTGCATGACCCCCGGGATGAAGAAGGCGATGCGCCACGCGGTGAACTTGGTGCTGCCAATTGCAATATGGATGAGCTCGTAGACGAGGGGCATGATAAGCTGGGTGGCACCTCCGCCGAGGTTCCCCCAGCCGGCGGCGACGCCGTTGGCACTTCCGACCTTGGGAGCTGAGAACATAGAGCTCATCCAGAATTGGCAGGAGACGAAGGAGGCGAGGGAGAAGCCTGTAAAGAAGCGAGCAAGCAAGAACATGGAGGCAGAGTTGATTATGGAGGTGCAATAGACGGCGGGGGTGGTGACGAGGATGAGGGAGGCGGAGGCGAGACGGGGACCGACGAGGTCGCAGGCGGTGCCCATGGCGAGCCGAGCGAAGACGGCGCCGGACACGGAGGCGATTCCGGCATTGCCGATGTCGTTCCGGGTGAGGCCGAGGTTGTCGCGGATCACCGGAAGGAGCGGCGGCGCCGCGAACGTCGACACAAAGCAGCAGAAGAAGGAGAACCAAGAGAGGTGGAAGGCACGCATATGTGGGGCTGCAAAGGAGAATATCCAGAATACCGTGGCCTTGTGCTCCGAGTCGACCGGCACCTTAAAGCGCTTGGTGTCGGAAGCCGCCACCGATTCGATTTGAAGGGATGATGGTTTCTTTTGTTCCTCCAtgtcttctttcctttccttctaATTCTCCAGTTTTGTTTACAGTGGCGAGGGAGACAGACCAGGCAAAGATTAAGAAATGAAGTCGTGCGAATTTGAGTCAGGTAGtgaaaagaagggaagaaaccTGAGAAATTAAGAGAGTACAAGTTCCATGGAAGAGGATCTTTTGGAAAGATAGAAAGGAAGATATGAGTGGGAGCCCCTCTCCTCTACCATCTTTATATATTGCTGCATAGGATGAGGGTTTTAGAGGGGAGTTGTTGGGAGAATTATGAAGTGTCGCGTCCATTAGAGAATTCCTTGTGCGTGATGAGAGGAAGGTAGAAAACAAAGACCAAGTTGAGCAGCGAAGGgagagtttttttcttttttcctccgATGCTGTGAgcagagagacagagagggggTATTGACCTTTTGGATCTCTCCTGGCCCTTGTGAAAGGCCATGGAGGAAGGGAAGGCGTTCGTATCACGTATCATTAAATACAGAGAGGGGGCGAGAGTCTCTGGGCTTCGAATCCTCAGCAGCTCCAGGGCAAGGGGAACGGG is a genomic window of Phoenix dactylifera cultivar Barhee BC4 chromosome 4, palm_55x_up_171113_PBpolish2nd_filt_p, whole genome shotgun sequence containing:
- the LOC103708203 gene encoding high-affinity nitrate transporter 2.3, yielding MEEQKKPSSLQIESVAASDTKRFKVPVDSEHKATVFWIFSFAAPHMRAFHLSWFSFFCCFVSTFAAPPLLPVIRDNLGLTRNDIGNAGIASVSGAVFARLAMGTACDLVGPRLASASLILVTTPAVYCTSIINSASMFLLARFFTGFSLASFVSCQFWMSSMFSAPKVGSANGVAAGWGNLGGGATQLIMPLVYELIHIAIGSTKFTAWRIAFFIPGVMQTAAGIAVVALGQDLPDGNYQKLQKAGDKHKDSFSKVFHHAVTNYRAWILALTYGYCFGVELTIDNIIAEYFYDRFDVNLRSAGMIAASFGLANIFSRPGGGWFSDLLSERFGMRGRLWGLWAVQSFGGVLCIILGLMDNLAAAIAVMLLFSVFVQAACGLSFGIVPFVSRRSLGLISGMTGGGGNVGAVLTQLIFFTGSRYSTQKGIALMGVMILACTLPTMLIYFPQWGGMLLGPRPDATEEDYYTAEWSQKERDSSYHSASLKFAENSVSERGKGRDSSTTVPVDTTPSHV